The genomic segment GAATGCTTCTCCCTTGACCTCAATTAACGAAACCAGACAAGAGTCAGGTGACGCTGCAGATGAAAAAACAGcaggaagagaaagaacCGCCAACGAGGAATCATCAACGGAACTCAAGGACGATAATCCAAACTCGAACCAGGAAACAAGCGCAACTGGTAACCAAACtataaaaatgaatgatgataaaaatgTAACAATTAACACAAGGGAAACCCCTCTGtaatataaataatagCACATAAGTAAAAATGGAATACGGTAATAACTATATAGAAATATCTTCTGCAGGACCAAGGTTACTGAGTGGTGAATgtaaaattatttattcGCTTGCGTTATATTTACATGTGGTATATCCGGATGCATAGAGCCTACTATAGAAATTTTGGGATTTTATCATGTTCTTTGGCGATTTCATTCAAATCACCTGGTTGGTTCATCATCATATGGACATCACCACTTAGGTAAaccttttcatcttcttttttcgaCTTTTCTAAATCTTTTAGAACATTCAAATCAGTGACAATCCCTTCTTTGTTCTTAACGCCAGCATCTGGAGTTTTTTCGattacttctttttttgcctCGTCTATTATACTTTGCCAGATCTCTTCCAATGACTCTTCCTTAGGAACCACAATATCAGTCTCATCTTCCTTCATCCCAGTTGCGTTCTTGCCGACGATTCCTAAACGCAAATTCACAAGtttcaattcatcatctGCGTCGAAGTCTACCTTTCCATTATTATCATGAACCCTCCGTATCAGCTCTTTCAATTTATCAAGTTTTAGCTTATATTTCCTTTCCATATCAATAATGTTCCTTTTCTCGGCTATTACTGCGTTTAATATCGACCCAAATATCATTACCAAAAGTAAAGGTTTGATCATTGTTTTATCAAATCTTGACTTTCTCTTAATGCCCGCATTTGCTGATGCAACAGTTCTAGCGGTTATCTTTATGGGAGCAAGGCTCCTTAAAAATAGACCATTTCTTAACACTTGTCTTGCCATAAACATTTTTCCTTACACCTTTTACGTATGACTTGTCTTTCCTTGTTGTTACTTTTTCCCTGCTCATTATATCACATAAGATGTAAATTAGAGGATGCGTAAAATAGTTCAACTGTGCTACGCCACATCAGAATACCGACAACCATAAACAGCGGCGAAGAGAAGACAAAGCAATGGCAAGAGCGTTGAGGGATATATCATTATTCAATGATATAAGAAAGGATCAAAATTCGGCAGGAGCCAAGCATGAGAGATATAACATGAGAGATCTCCGAAGTAAGAAGAACCAGCATGTAAATGGCATAGATGATTATGAAGATGATTCGCTTGACAGATTTAtaagaaggaagaaatcCAGAGTTGTGAAATACATTCCATCATTGTCAGCGTATAATGTGTTCAATGAATTTCCTTACTATCCTACGTCAGCCAGTCAGTTACTAGACGGCAAATTAGACGAATTTCTAATGCTGTCAGAACAATACAAAAGTAGATTACCCAAAATACGCAAGCTAGGATGGAATAGATTCAAACCAATAGGCATTAATAAAACTATGTACGAATTAGAAATGCTAAGGTCTCGAGCACGAGCTCAAAACGCGGAAGGGAACAATGAGGAAGACTTCAGGCAGCACGATTCTAGAGAAGAGGATCCAAGAAACAATGGCTCTATAGGACGCGTGATACTGCCTCATATTCTAcaggaaaatgaagaatatgataCTGGTGAGGGTGTTACAGGATTGCATAGCATGCCAAATGACAGTATGGCCATACTTGCGAATAACAGTGCTAATAATTCGCAAAATGAGGAAGTATCAGAGGAGGATGAAATATCATACGATTATGATGCAGAGTTCGATCATGTTGTAGATGAGGATGATAATGAGGAGGGAGAAGTGCCGGGGGAAGGTGTGGAAGGTATAGAAGTTCAGAGAGAGAGAATTGTGCCGGATGACTTATTAATGAGACCCACTTCACTGTCACGCTCCCTACAACAGTTTGTGGAAGAGGCTCATCATTTAGATAGAAACCCATATGATATTGACAGTGATAACGACGGAGAAGATTCAAAGGTAGAACTGGACATGAATCCggattttgaagatgacgTGGGAAGAGAGCATGATTATAATAGCGAATACAGCCAAGAGCCGACTTCTTATGGTGGGATTACACCTGATCTAGCGAGTAATTGGAGGAATTGGACTAGGGAGAGGATAACTAGTTTAGATGAATTAATGGAGAGACGAGCCAGGCAGCAACGAGGTCAAGATTAGAAAAATGCTCTCCTCAGCACCAAAATTCATCTATCTATTAAGATGTATACATACACAAGTGCACCAAAAGTGCTTAGTGGTAGTTATATTTGCTGATTATATCTAAGTTATCTATTTACTTTCTCGGATTCAAAATTAACCATGTTGGGCAAAGCAGTGGATTGTAAGGGAAATTGATCCACTTTACTAGTTTGCAGGTGGATAGCGGGGATGACCCACTTACCACAACTGCACCTAGATCCTTTCCAGTTGTAACCGCCAACTTTACTTGAACAGCCTGGACATGAAAACTTCCCTTCTAACTCTTGCTTGCCTTGTAGTTCAGGTTGCATCCATTTTAAAGGTTcgatgaaaaaatgagagCAATTTGCTTGTGACTCTTGAATATCAATAATACGATGGGAGTTGGCGGCCCTCTTGATGAAGTGTCCCTCTGATGATTCCTTACTTGGTGGGTCATGCGCGATGAAAGATGTAGATAACGCCAATTTGGTTCTGCACTTCTTACATCTCACTGCGGTGACCTTGCTCTTCTCAGCTTCAGTTAATTTATCCAAGTCTTGCGACGACTCCGAATCTTTAAACATTCCAGAATTGGAGACCAATTCGCTGCCCGATGGATCTAACTTGATAGATtgcttcagcttccactgCTTATAGGCTGGGTTGTCGAAATCGACAAAATCTCCACCCATTTTCTCAAAGAGATGTAATTGTTCCATGAAATTCTCGTTTGGCTCAACACTCGGTTTCTTCCTCTTGACAGCGTGCATAGCCATTGATAGTGACAATCCATAACGATACATTAGGTAGGCTACTATGAAGGTTACAGATCTCGAGAGTCCTGCTTGACAATGAGCAAAAACAGCACCACGTTGTGGTTTCTTCTTGAAATCTACTAATCTGGGCGAATACTCAACTTCATTGGGGAACAAGCATTGATCAATGAATCGGTTCGTTTCATCGAAGTATTGCAGCACATCAGTcacatcatcatcatcgaTGGGTATGTTTTTTAGCGTGTAACCTTTCCTTATTAGATACTCTGGAATGACCTGGAATTTGATAACAGAAAGAATATGAGTAATGTTAAATTCTGCACCCAATGGTCTGTGGTCAATAATTGGACGGATTCCGCCAAGATATATGCCTCCTAATATCCTGGTAACTTCCTCGTCTACTGAGTTTGCATTTCCAGCCATCTTCCCTGTAATTTCTTGCTGCTTTTACTGCTTTCTCTGCGTTATACCTGTATTAGATGCATTCGATGAGCTGAggtataattttttttttcagttagatttcttttttttagcgctaagaaaatttcaaaattgcaGCCGTGGAGACCCAGATGGATATATTGTAGATCATTAAAAGTTGTGTCATCTCAAACTAAGAGTGGTTAATATATGTATGTGTGTAAATAACTTTTTAtaaatttgtttcttttatttctatagaatttctttaataaaaatttgcaaCTTTAGTTTAACGTCTAGAATCAAGCAAAGTTTGACCCAATGGTGTTTTCGAGACTCCGTTGGCATTCGTATATACCACCTGGCCTCTTAATATGGTTTTCAAAACTGTGCCCTTGACCGTCATCCCGTTGTAGGCAGtcaatttgtttttgaagtaGACACTTGAATTActtattttatgtttactTGCAGTATCAAATACCACCAAATCAGCATCGTACCCGGGAGCTATAGTGCCTTTTTGGTGAGATAGTCCTACCTGATGGGATGTATTTTTACAGCACCATGTAACGATATCGACCAAAGAGCAGCCTTGGGTAAACATCAATGGCAAACCTAGTCCGACGGAAGCGATTCCTCCCCAAGAATCGAAAAAGTCACCTTTTTGCAAGTTCTTCAACTCAGGGGTGCATGGCGAATGGTCGCTCACTACTGAGCCTATAACACCTTCACGCAAAGCGTCCCATAGGCCTTGGCGATTAGACTCAGAGCGGATGGGTGGACAACATTTAAAGTAGGTGGCTCCGTCTGGGATCTGCTCTGCAGCAATACACAAATAGTGGAAACAAGTCTCTGTTGTGACTGGTAGCCCTGACGCACGTGCCTTTCTGATCAAGGGAATTGCTTTCATTGATGCCAGATGAACTATATGTACAGGAGGAACTGGTCCATTTCTGGCTCTCAAGCATTCGAGAATCAAATTGATGGCGTCTATTTCGAAAGAATCCGGCCTCGAGGACAAAAACGAAGAATATTCACGATGGCTTTGCTCGGGTTGCTGTTGGTCCTCATGTGCCTTGGGCAACTCAGCATGAAACATCATCATGGTATCCTCCTCGGCTAAGACCTTCAAGGCTTCttctatatattctttGCCAATTGGAGGGAATTCTTCCACACCAGAATCAAGCAAGAATCCTTTGAACCCGCGAACGCCAGCTTTGACAAGCGGAATTAAGTCTGGCAAGTTGTGTGGTACCAGTCCACCCCAAAACCCAACATCGCACCACATTTGGCCCTCAGCAGCTTCCAATTTAATTCGGAAATTCTCCACATTTGTTGTGGGAGGAATAGCATTTAGCGGCATATCAACCACCGTTGTGACCCCGCCACTAATAGCAGCTTGAGTTCCAGTTTCGAATCCTTCCCAGCTAGTCCTACCGGGCTCGTTCAAGTGAACATGAGAGTCCACAAGTCCAGGCAGAATTGTACATGGAGATACGTTCTCCAGCGTATGTATTTCATATTTGGTTATCTCAGTTTTCTCCATAACCACGGAGCCTTCTAAAACATCCAGAATCGTGCCTGATTCGGTCGAATACACAATAGTCGCAGGTTTATTTGCACCATTGATAATGACATGGTCGGAAGTGATGGCATTGATAGGCATCTTTGTTCTTCGCAGtatttcactttttttttgcctaTACGTTTTTGCGAAATATACACTTTTCTAACCTAATTAAAGATagctaaaagaaaaaggggTACCTTCAATTACAAGATACCAGTAGAAACTCATCACTTTTGCGTTACCTCATCATTGTCCCCTTCGATGAGATATGCCTCCTCTATATAGATAATTAAGCACCGCAATTTTGAACCACTTCTCCTGATAAAGTTCCATCAGTCCACCATCAACACATTTGCGCCTATTCGATGATCCGCAGTAAGGGACAATAGAATCGAAACATGCAGTTCCTTTCTTTCCTGCAATTCTCGGGTCTAATGTGGCTCGAGGGTATCTCTTATCGGTATTACTTTCttatcaatgaaaaatttctgcCAGGGAAAATGCGCCCGCTTTTTTTCCGGCCATCCTTACTCGCTGTCGCATACAAAATAGCGCCTCTAATCTAGTTGCGATAAGGAATGTGTATGTGTAATTGAAGATCCAGgatgttttccttttcaggGAGATGAGAAGGAATAATAGGATGGATTGACCGCTTTGCTGTCACGTCGATAAGGttcctttaaaaattgtGTCCAATGATTAGCATAGAGAGGTAGAGTATCAGAGAAACAAGTTTGTAATCGAGAAACTTGATCTGCTAGTGTTGAGCATAGAAGGCTAGGAAAACATggggaagaaaaaaaaagtataaataaTTAGCTTGATGAGTAGtttgaatatatatgttACTTTAGTTTCCCTTTTTGACCTTTTATATTCATCTACATCTTGTGATATAAAACATCAACAAAGACGAGAATGGCTAACGACGCTCTAAGTGCTATTTTCAGTAATCCTTCGAGGAAAGGTGTCCAACCCTCCACATCTATTGTGTCATATACAaacaatgaagatgatattATAGATGTGGAAAATGGGAAGttcaacaagaacaagaataTCAACACTAATGTGTATGTGGACAACTCCTCAATAGAGGAGAGCGAAGTCGTGCCCTTGCCCGAAACAAAGTCCATCTGGAGTAAAATATACTACGATTTCATTGTGTTAGACAAGACAACTTTGAATGTTTCGTTGAAAGAGTCGTTCTTGTATAACAGAGACTTGAAACCggttgaagaagaaagaaggtGTTGGTCCTGGTTCAATTACTTATATTTCTGGCTGGCAGACTGTTTCAATATTAACACATGGCAAATAGCTGGTACAGGTCTACAACTAGGTCTGAATTGGTGGCAATGTTGGCTTACAGTTTGGATCGGCTACACTTTTGCAGGTATCTTCGTAGTATTGAACTCGAGATTTGGTTCCGCATATCACTTATCTTTCCCTATTACTGTTAGGGCCTCATTTggtatattcttttctatgTGGCCGATTATAAATCGTGTCGTGATGGCTATAGTATGGTATGCCGTGCAAGCCTGGTTAGGTGCAACGCCCGTGGCACTGATGCTAAAATCTATTTTTGGCAAGAATCTGGAAGATAGAATCCCAAACCATTTTGGTTCTCCAAATAGCACTACTTTTGAATTCATGtgtttctttatattttgGGTGGTCAGTATACCATTTGTCCTAGTGGCTCCTCATAAAATCAGGCATTTATTCACAGTAAAAGCAGCTTTGATCCCCTTCGCAGCCTTTGGATTTTTAATCTGggctttgaagaaatcgCACGGTAAAATTGAGTTGGGGACGCTGAATGATTATTCACCTCATGGTTCCGAATTTTCATGGATATTCGTTAGATCCCTAATGGCCTGTGTTGCTAACTTTGCCGCTTTGATTATCAACGCCCCTGACTTCGGTAGATTTGCCAAAAATCCTCAAGCGTCTTTGTGGCCACAATTGGTTGCCATCCCATTGTTCTTCGCCATAACATGTTTGATCGGTATCATTGTTACTGCGGCCGGTTATCACTTATATGGGGTTAACTATTGGTCACCACTGGATGTACTTGGTCAATTTTTGGAGACCACTTACACCAGAGGTACTAGGGCTGGTGTGttcttgatttcttttgtatttgCCTTAGCTCAACTGGGTACAAACATTTCTGCCAACTCTCTGGCATGTGGTGCTGATATGACGGCTTTGTTTCCAAgatatattaatattagaAGAGGTTCTTTATTCTGTGTGGCAATGGCTCTATGTATCTGTCCATGGAACTTAATGGCCAGTTCAAGTAAGTTCACCAGCGCTTTGGGTGCTTATGCAATTTTCCTTTCCAGTATTGCTGGTGTCATTTGCGCGGATTATTTCGTAGTAAGAAGAGGATATGTGAAATTAACACATTTATTCCTGGCACAGAAGGGTTCCTTTTACATGTTTGGAAACAAATTTGGTGCCAATTGGAGGGCCTTTGTTGCGTATATTTGCGGTATCGCTCCAAATTTACCAGGTTTTATAGGTGATGTTGGAGCTCCAAAAATTACGGTTTCAGAGGGTGCAATGAGGTTATACTATTTAGGTTATCCGGTAGGTTTCTTTATTAGTGCGGTGATATACCTCATATTATGTTACTTTTTTCCTGTCCCTGGTACTCCCGTAACCAATTTTCTGACAGAGAAAGGATGGTTCCAAAGATGGGCTTATGTTGAGGACTTCGAGCAAGATTGGAAGAATGAGTTACGTAGGGATGACCTCTGCGATGACACAGTCAGTATCTATGATGGCACCGAGGAAAAGATAGTTTactaaataaaaatccCAATTTATTCTCTTACCAGTAGTGATCAGGAGAATtgataatttcttcaaaacaCCTTAATATTCGTTCTGTGTATTTTTATGTACCTTTCTTAATCAAATTTATCAGCTTCATACATGCATTCCCGTCTGAATAATGTACTGATGATTAGCTAAACCGTCATCAACCTACCAAACTTGCGCTTGTTTGAGCCTATCAGAACTCCGGATAATTCCGACATCTTATCTTTGACTCGAATTAGCGATAAGATAAAAACACAGGAACCACAATGAAATTCAGCTGGAAGAAAAGTCTAAATTATAGACACATTTTCTGAGATCAAATGCTATAAAGGAATGGAAGTGCATTTTGCTATGATATGGGGAAATTATGAAGCCGATCAAACAATTAATTGTATCTAATCGGTCTCTTCTTTAGAAAAATGAAGTTTTTTAGTTTGGCAGATGAGGCAGAATTTAAGTCAATAatcatttcaaaaaacaaagcaGTAGATGTTATAGGATCTAAGTTAGGTGGTCAAgtggtttctttttcagatGAATGGTTTGCTTCTGCTGAAAATTTAATTCAGCCAACTGCTCCTATAAGGGATCCTACCAGATTTGTTCATTCAGGCGCATGGTACGACGGCTGGGAAACACGAAGACATAATGAGATGGAATACGATTGGGTTATCATCAAGATGGGAGTCGCTGCTGCCCATATTATTGGTGGTGAAATTGACACTGCGTTTTTCAATGGTAATCATGCACCATTTGTATCAATAGAGGCGCTCTATGACGAGGGCGAAGAAGGTAATATAGTGGAAGATGACTCGCGTTGGGTTGAGATTGTTGAGAAATTTGAGTGTGGTCCTTCGCAAAGGCATCTTTTCGTTAGAGGCAACGGCCTTACTAAAGAAAGGTTTACTCACATCAAGCTGAAGATGTACCCCGATGGAGGAATCGCCAGATTTAGATTATACGGAAGAGTTGTTCCTCCAGAACTCAAAACGAAGGATCATATAATTGACTTGGCTTATGTTTGCAATGGTGCTGTCGCTTTAAAGTATTCTGACCAACACTTCGGTTCAGTTGATAATTTGCTACTGCCAGGTCGAGGTCATGATATGTCGGACGGCTGGGAAACCAAAAGATCGAGACAACCAGGTCATACTGATTGGGCGGTAATTCAACTGGGCAGGGAGTCTTCTTTCATTGAGAAGATTATTGTTGATACGGCACACTTCAGGGGGAACTTCCCTCAGTTCATTACCGTGGAAGGTTGCTTGAAGGAGTCAGAATCAAGTGAGAACACTGGTGAAGGAACATGGGTAGAGCTAGTTGGTAAGTCAAAGACGGGGCCTGACAAAGAACATGTGTATGAAATACGTAAGAGTATAAGAGTCTCCCATGTCAAATTAACGATTATTCCAGATGGAGGagtgaaaagaataagagTTTGGGGGTACTGATAAATACTTAACTACTGTATATTTTAAACCAATGCACTCTTGGCACTTTAAAAGTAAAGGTATAAATGTAGTTaaaagtttttgttttgataATTGAATGTTTTCATTTCGCTATCCCCACGCTACTTTAtttacttcttcttcttcacgACAAAACATTAAAATTTACACTCTATAAAAAACAATCATATttctatttatttttgtgAGTTGACAAATCTTATCATAGTGATTAGAATCTGTAAACCGATCTCAATCGTGTCCAGAAACAGCGTGCCATCCCTTTGGAATGTTTTCGCCAGTTTATTTTGCAAACCCGAGAATCCTGCACAACCTAATATTACAATGTCTGAATCAAgctttttaatattttcgCGATATATAATTTCTGCTATCTGCTGGAAATTTTCTGGACTATGTAGGTCGAGGACCTGTAAATCAGTAGATACCGTACCTTTCCATAAATTTTTGTTAACTGTATTCCCTGTCAAGAATTTCGATTCCACAGAGTTATTCAATATTGGAATCcattctttatttgaagtAATAATAGAGAACTTCTTTCCAACCAAATTGCAATAATTAATACTACTATCTAATAACCCAACAATAGAAACAtctgctttttctttagcaGCTCTATCCTTTATCTTTGCTACCAAAGGATGATCTGAAAAACAGGCAATTAATATCCCGTTGAATTTCTGAAAGTAATATACCGACTCCTGGTCATCAATTAAGAGGGGAAGACAGGCCTCCATACTTTTAATACTTGTTTCCTGCCCATCAATTTGTGGTGGCGACGTGTCTGGCCCTGTGAAATAACTGATTTTACATGAttccattgaaaaagtCTTTTCAATGGTTTCCCGCAAGGACACCGTCATTGACTTCGAACTATTAGGATTCACAACAAGTATTCTTGTTTCCATCGTTCGATAATTTGCTTAGctagtttttctttgttcttttgattttcctGAGGTAAGAATTAGTAATTCAGTTTCCTTACATATTCTCGCTTCAAAGGCTTAAATATGATCTGGcatggagaaaaaatatgagTTCAATTTGTCATACCTTATCAGGCCTTATCAGCTCAAATTTGATTGGATTATGCGTTAAAACAGCGCCTAAAATTCTTCGAATATTCGTCAGGTTATGTACGTATACATTCTATAATTTACTTAAGTCAACTGGTTTGGCACTTGGcttaataatttcatcataCAATAAAGTGGTCAAGAAGTCGCTAAAGATTTTACCAGTGACTTCAGGCAAAAAATACTTGGCTGCCAAGGCAaacttgttcttttcaCCCAGCGGACTTGCTGAAGCCAATTTTGCAGTCTCTTCATTTAATATCTTAGCGGTCAATTCTGGAGTTACTTTGTCACCGGTATCACTTAAGACAACACCATGTTTAACCCACTGGTACAATTGACAACGTGATACTTCCGCAGTAGCGGCATCTTCCATCAAATGATTAATTGGGACACAACCAGATCCCCTTAACCAAGCCTCCATATATTGTAGGCCAATATCCAAGTTTACTCTGATTCCCTCAGTAGTGACTTGAGCATCTTGAATCTTCGTATTCAATAAATCAGATGATGTAACATGTACATCCGGGACAAAATATATTTGATTTGCTGTACCCATGTTACTGAAAACTTCATTACAAATCGGTGCCAATGCTGGGTGTGCTACCCATGACCCATCATGCCCATTCTTCATTTCTCTAATTTTGTCATTACGAACTTTGTTCATTGCAGCTTCATTAGCCTTTGGATCATCTTTTATGGGGATTTGGGCAGCCATACCACCCATCGCATGGACCCCTCTACGGTGACATGTATTGATCAATCTTTTCACATAAGCATCCATAAAAGGTGAAGTCATAGTCACTAGATCCCTATTTGGCAAAACGTGTTCAGGCAAGTTTCTCAGTTTTTTAATGGTCGAAAATATGTAGTCCCAACGACCACAGTTCAAACCGCTTGAATGTTCTCTTATTTGATAGATAATCTCCTCCATTTGGAAGGCCGCTGGCAAAGTTTCAATCAGAACAGTGGCCCTAATGGTACCGCGGGGCATTCCAATAAAATCTTGTGCAACACAGAATATGTCATTCCATAGTTTTACCTCCATATGGTGCTCCATCTTTGGTAAGTAAAAATAAGGTC from the Saccharomyces cerevisiae S288C chromosome IX, complete sequence genome contains:
- the YVH1 gene encoding tyrosine protein phosphatase YVH1 (Dual specificity protein phosphatase; regulates growth, sporulation, and glycogen accumulation in a cAMP-dependent protein kinase cascade dependent manner; mutants are defective in 60S ribosome assembly; positively regulates pre-autophagosomal structure (PAS) formation upon nitrogen starvation or rapamycin treatment), with protein sequence MAGNANSVDEEVTRILGGIYLGGIRPIIDHRPLGAEFNITHILSVIKFQVIPEYLIRKGYTLKNIPIDDDDVTDVLQYFDETNRFIDQCLFPNEVEYSPRLVDFKKKPQRGAVFAHCQAGLSRSVTFIVAYLMYRYGLSLSMAMHAVKRKKPSVEPNENFMEQLHLFEKMGGDFVDFDNPAYKQWKLKQSIKLDPSGSELVSNSGMFKDSESSQDLDKLTEAEKSKVTAVRCKKCRTKLALSTSFIAHDPPSKESSEGHFIKRAANSHRIIDIQESQANCSHFFIEPLKWMQPELQGKQELEGKFSCPGCSSKVGGYNWKGSRCSCGKWVIPAIHLQTSKVDQFPLQSTALPNMVNFESEKVNR
- the DAL1 gene encoding allantoinase (Allantoinase; converts allantoin to allantoate in the first step of allantoin degradation; expression sensitive to nitrogen catabolite repression); protein product: MPINAITSDHVIINGANKPATIVYSTESGTILDVLEGSVVMEKTEITKYEIHTLENVSPCTILPGLVDSHVHLNEPGRTSWEGFETGTQAAISGGVTTVVDMPLNAIPPTTNVENFRIKLEAAEGQMWCDVGFWGGLVPHNLPDLIPLVKAGVRGFKGFLLDSGVEEFPPIGKEYIEEALKVLAEEDTMMMFHAELPKAHEDQQQPEQSHREYSSFLSSRPDSFEIDAINLILECLRARNGPVPPVHIVHLASMKAIPLIRKARASGLPVTTETCFHYLCIAAEQIPDGATYFKCCPPIRSESNRQGLWDALREGVIGSVVSDHSPCTPELKNLQKGDFFDSWGGIASVGLGLPLMFTQGCSLVDIVTWCCKNTSHQVGLSHQKGTIAPGYDADLVVFDTASKHKISNSSVYFKNKLTAYNGMTVKGTVLKTILRGQVVYTNANGVSKTPLGQTLLDSRR
- the DAL2 gene encoding allantoicase (Allantoicase; converts allantoate to urea and ureidoglycolate in the second step of allantoin degradation; expression sensitive to nitrogen catabolite repression and induced by allophanate, an intermediate in allantoin degradation); translated protein: MKFFSLADEAEFKSIIISKNKAVDVIGSKLGGQVVSFSDEWFASAENLIQPTAPIRDPTRFVHSGAWYDGWETRRHNEMEYDWVIIKMGVAAAHIIGGEIDTAFFNGNHAPFVSIEALYDEGEEGNIVEDDSRWVEIVEKFECGPSQRHLFVRGNGLTKERFTHIKLKMYPDGGIARFRLYGRVVPPELKTKDHIIDLAYVCNGAVALKYSDQHFGSVDNLLLPGRGHDMSDGWETKRSRQPGHTDWAVIQLGRESSFIEKIIVDTAHFRGNFPQFITVEGCLKESESSENTGEGTWVELVGKSKTGPDKEHVYEIRKSIRVSHVKLTIIPDGGVKRIRVWGY
- the MND2 gene encoding Mnd2p (Subunit of the Anaphase-Promoting Complex/Cyclosome (APC/C); necessary for maintaining sister chromatid cohesion in prophase I of meiosis by inhibiting premature ubiquitination and subsequent degradation of substrates by the APC(Ama1) ubiquitin ligase) produces the protein MARALRDISLFNDIRKDQNSAGAKHERYNMRDLRSKKNQHVNGIDDYEDDSLDRFIRRKKSRVVKYIPSLSAYNVFNEFPYYPTSASQLLDGKLDEFLMLSEQYKSRLPKIRKLGWNRFKPIGINKTMYELEMLRSRARAQNAEGNNEEDFRQHDSREEDPRNNGSIGRVILPHILQENEEYDTGEGVTGLHSMPNDSMAILANNSANNSQNEEVSEEDEISYDYDAEFDHVVDEDDNEEGEVPGEGVEGIEVQRERIVPDDLLMRPTSLSRSLQQFVEEAHHLDRNPYDIDSDNDGEDSKVELDMNPDFEDDVGREHDYNSEYSQEPTSYGGITPDLASNWRNWTRERITSLDELMERRARQQRGQD
- the DAL4 gene encoding allantoin permease (Allantoin permease; expression sensitive to nitrogen catabolite repression and induced by allophanate, an intermediate in allantoin degradation), yielding MANDALSAIFSNPSRKGVQPSTSIVSYTNNEDDIIDVENGKFNKNKNINTNVYVDNSSIEESEVVPLPETKSIWSKIYYDFIVLDKTTLNVSLKESFLYNRDLKPVEEERRCWSWFNYLYFWLADCFNINTWQIAGTGLQLGLNWWQCWLTVWIGYTFAGIFVVLNSRFGSAYHLSFPITVRASFGIFFSMWPIINRVVMAIVWYAVQAWLGATPVALMLKSIFGKNLEDRIPNHFGSPNSTTFEFMCFFIFWVVSIPFVLVAPHKIRHLFTVKAALIPFAAFGFLIWALKKSHGKIELGTLNDYSPHGSEFSWIFVRSLMACVANFAALIINAPDFGRFAKNPQASLWPQLVAIPLFFAITCLIGIIVTAAGYHLYGVNYWSPLDVLGQFLETTYTRGTRAGVFLISFVFALAQLGTNISANSLACGADMTALFPRYINIRRGSLFCVAMALCICPWNLMASSSKFTSALGAYAIFLSSIAGVICADYFVVRRGYVKLTHLFLAQKGSFYMFGNKFGANWRAFVAYICGIAPNLPGFIGDVGAPKITVSEGAMRLYYLGYPVGFFISAVIYLILCYFFPVPGTPVTNFLTEKGWFQRWAYVEDFEQDWKNELRRDDLCDDTVSIYDGTEEKIVY
- the INA22 gene encoding Ina22p (F1F0 ATP synthase peripheral stalk assembly factor; subunit of the matrix-exposed inner mitochondrial membrane localized INA complex (Ina22p-Ina17p) involved in assembly of the F1F0 peripheral stalk; co-purifies with Aim43p, ATP synthase subunits, and cytochrome bc1 complex assembly factors; interacts with Arh1p, a mitochondrial oxidoreductase; deletion mutant has a respiratory growth defect); translation: MFMARQVLRNGLFLRSLAPIKITARTVASANAGIKRKSRFDKTMIKPLLLVMIFGSILNAVIAEKRNIIDMERKYKLKLDKLKELIRRVHDNNGKVDFDADDELKLVNLRLGIVGKNATGMKEDETDIVVPKEESLEEIWQSIIDEAKKEVIEKTPDAGVKNKEGIVTDLNVLKDLEKSKKEDEKVYLSGDVHMMMNQPGDLNEIAKEHDKIPKFL